The DNA segment GGCTTGTGGGGATATGCCTGGCGGCGCTGCTGGCGGGGTGCGGCGGGGGCGCGCCAACGGTGGACGTGCCCGCCGTGAAGCAGGAGGCGCAGCAGGCCTACGAGGCGGGCGACTATGCCCGCGCGGCAAGCCTGCTCGCCACGGCGGTGGCCGCTGCGCCCAACGACGCCGAGACGCATTTCACGCGGGGCCGCGCCCTTGCCAACTTGGGCGATTGGGACGGCGCCGCCGCCGAGTTCCGCGAGGTCATCCGCCTGAACCCCGATGACGCCGACGCGCACTCCAACCTGGGCGGGGTGTACTACGAGCAGGGGCGTTTTGCCGAGGCGGTGCAGGAGTTCCGCAAGGCCGTGCTCCTGGAACCGAAGGACGCGGTCTTCCACTACAACTTGGGTGCGGCATACGCCCAGCAGAATTTGCTGAACGAGGCGCTGGGCGAGTTTCTCGCGGCCCGCCAGTTTGACCCCAACCTGGCCGAGGCATACCTGGGGATGGGTTCCATCTACGCCCTCCAGGGCAAGACCCAGGAGGCGCGAGAGGCCTTGGAGCGCGTCCTGGAACTCAGCGACAACCCTGCCGTGCGGGCCGAGGCCGAGCGGCAACTTCAAACTTTGAGGTGAATCCGAATGAAGATAGAGAACGTCGCAGAGACCACGCGGAAGATCACGCTGGACAACGGGCTGCGCATCTTCGTTACCGAGGTGCCCCACACGCGGGCCATCTCGGTGGGGTTCTTCGTGGCGGTGGGTGCGCGCTACGAAAGCGACCTGATCGCCGGCGCATCCCATCTCATTGAGCACATGATGTTCAAGGGGAGCCGCAAGCGCCCGACTCCAGGGGCCATATCCCTGGCGCTGGAGTCGGTCGGCGGCATGATGAACGCATCCACCGGCAAGGAACTGACCATCTACTACGCTAAGGTCCCCTGCGAACATGGAGACCTGGCGCTGGATGTGCTGGAGGACATGATCCGCTACCCCATCTTTGACCCCGTGGAGTTGGAAAAGGAGCGGAGGGTCGTCGTGGAGGAAATCCGCATGCTCGTTGACGACCCGCAGAGTTGGTCGCACCTGCTGCTCACGCAGGAGGTGTTTCCGCGCCATCCGCTGGGCCGCGACATCGCCGGCAGCATTGAGAGCGTGCTGGCGATCCGCCGCGAGGACCTGTTGGACTACATCGCGCAGAACTACGGCGCGCCCAACGTGGTGGTGAGCGTGGCCGGACGGCTGGACGGGCAGCAGACGGTGGAACGGCTGGCGCGCGCCCTGGAAGACTGGCCTGTGAAGCCCGTGCCCTCCTTCGTCCCCCTGCGCGGACAGCAGAAGAAGCCGCGCGTGAGGGTGGGCCGCCGCAAGACCGAACAGGCGTATCTCAACATCGCCGTGCGTTCCATCCCGCGCGTGCACCCAGACCGCTTCAACCTCCTGGTGATGAACGCGGTCATGAGCGAGGGGATGAGTTCGCGCTTGTTCCAAGAGGTGCGCGAAAAGCGCGGCCTGGCCTACAGTGTGGACTCGTGGTTTGGCCTGTTCCGCGACGGGGGTATCTGGGGCATTAGCGCGGGCGTGGACCCCAAGCGGCTCACCGAAGCCTACGACGCGATCCTCGGAGAGTGCGCGCGCATCCGCGAGGAACTCGTGCCGGAAGATGAGTTGACAAAAGCGAAGGAGCAGGTCAAGGGCCGAGTGGTCCTGGGCCTGGAGGACAGTTTCGCCATTGCCTCGTGGTGGGGCAGGGCCGAGGCCCTCAACGAACCCCTGATGACGGTGGACGAGGTCCTGCAAGCGATAGATAAGGTGGAAGCGGAGGAGGTTCGGCGACTGGCGGGGCAGTTGATCCAGCCCAGCCGCATGAACGTAACCCTCGTCGGCGCGTTTGGGCCGACGGTGAAGAAAGAACTCCTGGCGCGCCTGGAGTAGGGGGAATCATGGCAATCAAAATCCTGATGACGTGGGACATCCGGCCGGACAAGGAAGCCGAGTACTTTGAGTTTGTGTCCAAGGAGTTTGCGCCGACGCTGATGCGCCTGGGGGTGCAGCCGACAGAGGCCTGGTACACCGCCTATGGCGACGGCCCGCAGATTCTCACCGGAGCCGTCGCGCCAGACCTGGAGTCCATGCGCGAGGCGATGAACAGCGAGGAGTGGCGCGATCTGAAGGCCAAACTCCTTCGTCTGGTGGAGAACTACGAGCAGAAGTTCGTGCACGACTCCAGCCGCTTCCAGTTGTAGACGGTTGGCGCGCGGGCGTCGCGAGCAAAGAAAAAGGCCCCGCTCTTCACGGGGCCTCGCTTGCGCATCAGGAGCCGGGCGGCGTCAATCCGCTTTGGCGGTGTCTCCGCTCTTGGCCGACTCGGTGGCCTTCTCGCCGTTCTTGCCGCGGCCGTTGTTGCCGTTGCTCTTGGACTCCCCCGGAACGGCGGTGGGTGAGGTCGCGCGGTGATCCGTAACGTAGAACCCCGACCCCTTGAAGATGATGCCCACGGGTTGGAGCACGCGGTGCACGTGCCCGCCGCAATCTGGACAGGTTTTCAGAGGGTCTTCGGTGATGCGTTGCACGCGCTCAAAGCGGATGCCGCACACATCGCATTCGTACTCGTAGATGGGCATGCCTGAATCACCTCTCTTTCACCTGCGCTGTCGTGCAGTGCGTGTGTATCTATAATTGCCAACAACACAGTATATGCACTTTTCCCGATTTTTGCAAATTCGGCCCTCGCCGGGGCGCTTTGACGCAGCGGGCGGCGTATGGCACAATGATTTTTGGACTGCTGAAGCCATGCTTTAGCAGTCCATAGGAGGGGTTATGCGATGAGACGATGGTGGATGGTTGCTTCGCTTTTGGCTTCGGGGATGCTGCTCCTGGGCGCATGCGCTCCCAAGGCCACGCCCACCCCCGCGCCCACGCCCCCGGTCGGGGATTTGGAGGCGGCGGCTCGCTACTTCACGACCCTGCTCGGCGATGGCAAATACGCCGAGGCCGCGGCCATGTTTGACACCCAGATGGCGGCGGCGTTCCCCGTCGCCAAACTCAAGGCCACTTGGGAGGAAGTCATCCGCAATGTGGGCGCGCTCCAGGGCATCAAGGAAGTGCGGCTGACCAGCGAAATGGGCTACCGCATTGCCTATGTGGCGTGCGACTTCGCCCGCAACCCGCTGGACATGAAGGTCGTGTTTGACGCCGAGGGGCGCATCGCGGGGCTGTGGTTCGTGCCGCCGGGAAGCGGGGGCACTTGAAGAGCGCCGGACTACGCTGACCCCGCCGCCTTCGCCGAGACGGGGGTTGCCATCGCCGATGGCGACTGCCCGTTGCCGGCGACGCTGACCATGCCCAACGGCCCGGGGCCATTCCCCGCCGTCGTGCTGGTTCACGGCTCCGGCCCCAACGACCGGGACGAGTCCATCGGCCCCAACAAGCCGTTCAAGGATTTGGCGTGGGGCCTGGCCACGAGGGGCGTCGCCGTGCTGCGCTACGAGAAGCGCACGAAGCAGTGCCCAGCGCAGATGATGCAGTCCATGTCCACGCTCACGGTCAACGAGGAGGTCGTGAACGATGCGCTGGCGGCGGTGGCGTACCTGCGCGGGGTACCGGCCGTTGACCCCGACAGGGTCTTCATCCTGGGGCACAGCCTGGGCGGCACCGTGGCCCCGCGCATTGCCGCGCGCGACCCGCGCCTGGCGGGGCTGATCCTGCTGGCGGCCAGCAATCGGAACCTGGCCGACCTGATGGTGGAGCAGAACGAATACCTGGCCACGCTGGACGGCACGGTTACGGCCGAGGAGGCCCAGGCGCTGGACCAACTCTGCAAGCAGGTGGAGCGGGTCAAGGCGCTGGACTTCAAAGAAGGCGAGGTGATCCTGGGCGCGGGCCGGGCGTACTGGGCCGACATCCTGGCCTACGATCCGGTCGCGACCGCGCGGTCGTTGACGGTGCCCATGCTCATCCTGCAGGGCGAGCGGGACTACCAGGTTACGCGGGTGGACTTCGCGGCGTGGAAAGACGGGCTGGCGGGCCGGGCCGGGGTGCAGTTCAAGTCCTATCCCGCGCTGAATCATCTGTTCATCGCCGGCAGCGGGCAGCCCAACCCGGGCGAGTACGATGTGCCCGGCAACGTGGCCCGCGAGGTGGTGGACGACATCGCGGCGTGGATTGCGGGCCTGCCGTAGGCGCGGCTCATCGCGCCGGCGAGCCTGCGCGAGCGGAGCAGGCATTCGCAGAGCGGTCGCGCGTTGATCAGCACTCTCACCGACATGACGGTGTTCACTGCCAAGACCGCGGAGCGCAGAGGCGGCATGATGTGGGCCTCCGCCTCTGCGCGCCTCGCAGCGAGTCGGGCGGTAACGTTCGTGAAGTGTCGGTATGCACATGAGGAGGGATGAATGACAGCCATAGTTCAAGTGCGGAATCTTTCCAAGCGGTACATGCCCGAGAACGTCCTGGCGGTGGACGATGTCTCCTTTGAGATTCAGCAGGGGGAAATCTTCAGCCTGTTGGGGCCGAACGGCGCGGGCAAGACTACCACAATCTCGGTGTTGAGTTGCCTGCTCGCCCCCACGGCGGGGGACGCCTTTGTGGCGGGCCATTCGGTCGTCCGCGAGCCGATGGAGGTCAAGCGCGTCATCGGGGTCGTGCCACAGGAGATCGCCCTGTACAACGTGCTGAGCGCGCGCGAGAACCTGGTGTTCTGGGGGCGCATGTACGGGATGGGCGGCCAGGAGTTGGCACGGCGCGTGGATCAACTGCTGGAACAGGTGGGGCTGGCCGACAGGGCCAAGTCCAGGGTTGGCACCTTTTCCGGCGGGATGAAGCGCAGGCTCAACATCGCCGTGGGACTCTTGCACAAGCCGCAGATCGTGTACATGGACGAGCCGACGGTGGGCATAGATCCGCAAAGCCGCCGCAATATCCTGGACATGGTCAAGGCGCTCAACCGCGAGGGCATGACGGTGCTCTACACGACCCACTACATGGAAGAGGCGCACGAACTGTCCCATCGGGTGGGAATCATGGATCACGGCAAGTTGATCGCGCTGGGCACCCAGAAGGAACTCACCCAAAAGGTGGGCGAGTACGAGACATTGCGCCTGCACCTGGGCGAGGATCAAGATCCGGCGCCGCTGGCCGAGGCCTTGCGGGCCGTCCCGGGCATCGTCCGGGTCTCCACGACCGACCGCGAGATTGTGCTGATCGTCCCCGAAGCCGAAGACGCCCTGCCGCCTGCCATCACAAAGGCCAACGAACTGGGCGTGAAGGTGCGCTCGGTGGACATCCAGGAGCCGACCCTGGAAACCGTCTTCTTGCACCTGACGGGCCGGGCGTTGCGGGATTAGGAGGCGACGATGCGGAAGATTCTCAACGTCGCATGGAAAGACCTGGTTACCACATTCCGCGACCCCACGGCGCTCATCGTCATGCTCGCCGCGCCCTACGCGCTCACGCTCGTCATGGCGTTTGCGTTCGGCGGCTTGAGTGGCGGTGGAGGTGGCCTCAGCGGAATCCCCGTGTTTGTGGTGAACTGCGACAAGGGTGAGTTTGGCAGTTTTCTCCAGCAGACGTTCCAGTCGCCGGAGTTGGGCGACCTGCTGGATGTTACGGTAACGACGGACGAAGCGGCGGCGCGCGCGACGGTGGACGCCGACAAGGCCGCGGCGGTGGTCATCATCCCCGCCGACCTGACAGAAAGCATCGTGCCGTCGGGCCTTGCCAGCGGCGACCCGTCTGCGCTGGCGAATCGCCCGCAAAGCGTCGTGGAAGTGTACTCCAATCCGGATAGGCCCGTCAGTTCCAGCATCGTGCGCAGCATCGTGGATCAATTCCTGAGCAGGGTATCGGCCGGCGCGGTGGGCGGACAGGTGGCCGTGGCGCAGTTGATGGCGAACGGTCTCCTTGCGCCGCAGGAGGCGCTGTCCAAGGGGTTGGAGATCGGGGAGCGGGCCGCCCGCCGGGCTGCGGAAAGCCGCCTGATCGCGATACAGGGCGAGACCGCCGAGAAAGAGTCGCAGGCGGGGTTTGACTGGCTCACCTACATGGCCCCCAGCATGGCGATCCTGTTCCTGATGTTCACGGTGAGCAACGGTGGCAAAACCCTGCTGGCCGAGCGCGATTGGGGCACGCTCCCCCGTCTGCTCACAACGCCGACGTCCACCTTTCAGGTGCTGAGCGGCAAGGTGTGCGGCATCTACCTGACCGGCTTGGCCCAGATGGGCATTTTGCTGGTGGCCAGCAGGCTCATGCTTGGGGTGAAGATGGGCCCCCTCTCGGCGGTGGTGCCGGTAACGTTGGCGCTGGTCGCGGCGGCCACCGGCTGGGCGCTGGTTTTGGCCGCCTACGCCCGCACGCCAGGCCAGGCCAATCAGATGGGCACCATCCTTTCGCTGGCCTTCGGCGGGCTGGCCGGCAACTTCTTCCCGCGCCAGGCCCTGCCCCAGTGGATACGCACGGTGTCGCTCATCACGCCCAACGCCTGGGGGTTGGATGCGTTCGGCAAGTTGACGGCGGGCGGGGCACTGGGCGACGTGCTCGTGCCCATCGCCGGCCTTCTCGTGTTGGCGGTGGCGTTGTTCCTCGCGGCGTCCGTCCTGTTCCGCCGCCAGTATGCGTGAGTCGGATTGGAGTCTCGCAGGGAGATGGCAATGCGCAAACTGATTTCTATCGCATGGCTGGACTTCAAGATGGGGTTCGCCGACAAGTCGGAGTGGGTCTTCTTCCTTGTCCTGCCCGTGATGTTCACGCTCATCCTGGCCGCTACCATGTCGGGCGGGAGTTCTGGCGGCGACAATCGCTACGTGCTGGCGGTCGTGGATGCGGATCGCAGCGCCTTGTCGGCCCAACTGGCCGAGGCCCTGGCGGCGTCGGATGTGGTACGGCCGGTGCCTAAGGCGCGGGACGAGGCGGACGCCCTGGTCAAGGACGGTAAAGTTCCCGCGGCCCTAGTCATTCCTGCGGGCTTCGGCGAGGCGCTGATGGCCGGTCGGCCGTCGGCCCTCACGCTGAGCAAAGCGCCGAACGACACACGCGCCCTTGCCGTGGAGCAGGCCGTGCGCACCGCGGCCGATCGGGTGAGCAACGCCGTCGTCGCGGCCAACGCCAGCGTGGCCGAGGCCGAGAGGGTGCGCCCCTTCGCCGATGCAACCGCGAAGCAGGCCTATTTTCTGCAAGCGCTGACGATGGCGCAGGAACTGCTGGCCGATCCGCCGGCTCGCGTGGAGACCACGTATGCTCCGGAGGTCATCCGTACCAGCGCCAGTCCCGCCGAGCAGTCGTCGGTCGGACAGTTGATCACGTGGGTATCTATCCCCCTCATCGGCATTGCGGGGATCTTCATTGAGGAGCGGCGGCTGGGGACGCTGCGTCGCCTGCTGGCGATGCCGGTTGCGCGGGCCACCATCCTGGCCGGCAAGATCGGCGGTCGGCTGATACACGGCATGGTGCAGATGACGCTGCTCATTCTTTTCGGCGCGCTCATCTTGGGCGTCAACTGGGGGCGGTCGCCGCTGGCGCTGGCGGTGATGATGCTCGCCTTCGCGCTGGCCTTTGTGGCCTTCGGCGTGCTGGTGGGCACCATCGCCCGAACGCAGAGCCAGGCCAACTGGATGGCCATCAGCAGCGGGATGCTGATGGCGGCGCTGGGCGGCGCGTGGTGGCCGCTGGAAATCACGCCGAAGGTGTACCAGCAGGTGGTGAGGATATTCCCGACGACGTGGGCGATGAGCGGCTTCAGCGACATCGTGGTGCGCGGGCAGGGGATCGGCGGCATCCTGCCGGAGGTCGGGGTGCTTCTCGCCTTCGCCGCGGTCTTCTTCGGCGTGGGCCTGTGGTACTTCCGGTACGAGTAGCGGCGCTTCGCCGTCGGCTGTCGCCGCCCGACTCGGCTCCAAACTCTGTTGGTCGCGGCATGGGTGCAGGTGCGACGCACTTCCGGCAGCGCACCGCGCCTGCACCCCAACGCAATAGAATCGCGCCCGCCGCCCGTCGGATTGACACACCCCATCGGGCATGGTATACTGCGCCCGAACGTTGCGCTCTCTTCTTCACCTCCGCGGGAATTTGCGGCAAAGAGGCCAGTAAATATTGCGAAGGAGGATTGACAAATGAATATGGATCGCGTCGCCAAGATGATGGAGAGGGCGGGCATTCCCGGTCGGGATGCCTACGACCTCCCGTCCAGCCCCAAGCGCTTCCCCGATGGCGCTCACTACCGCATGGAGATTTCCGGCGTGGAGCGGCCCAACGTGTTGGAGGCGCTTGTTGATGAGATGAACCGGCGCAAGATTCCCATCCACCGGGTCATCTCCGTCGTCATGGGCGCCACGCTCCTGGACCGCGCGGAACTTCGCGACTTCGCCCAGATTGCCGCCGCGAACCAACTGGAAGTCATCCTGACGCCCGGCCCGCGCGCCGCGTGGGACGTGGGCCGACAACTGGTTACGCCCGAAGGCGGCCTGTCGGGCTTGCGCTATCGCGGCTCCGACCAACTCCGCTACGTGATCACCGACATCCTCACGTGCATTGAACTCGGCTTCCGCGGGTTCCTGGTCATTGA comes from the Chloroflexota bacterium genome and includes:
- a CDS encoding ABC transporter permease, whose translation is MRKLISIAWLDFKMGFADKSEWVFFLVLPVMFTLILAATMSGGSSGGDNRYVLAVVDADRSALSAQLAEALAASDVVRPVPKARDEADALVKDGKVPAALVIPAGFGEALMAGRPSALTLSKAPNDTRALAVEQAVRTAADRVSNAVVAANASVAEAERVRPFADATAKQAYFLQALTMAQELLADPPARVETTYAPEVIRTSASPAEQSSVGQLITWVSIPLIGIAGIFIEERRLGTLRRLLAMPVARATILAGKIGGRLIHGMVQMTLLILFGALILGVNWGRSPLALAVMMLAFALAFVAFGVLVGTIARTQSQANWMAISSGMLMAALGGAWWPLEITPKVYQQVVRIFPTTWAMSGFSDIVVRGQGIGGILPEVGVLLAFAAVFFGVGLWYFRYE
- a CDS encoding alpha/beta fold hydrolase, producing MPATLTMPNGPGPFPAVVLVHGSGPNDRDESIGPNKPFKDLAWGLATRGVAVLRYEKRTKQCPAQMMQSMSTLTVNEEVVNDALAAVAYLRGVPAVDPDRVFILGHSLGGTVAPRIAARDPRLAGLILLAASNRNLADLMVEQNEYLATLDGTVTAEEAQALDQLCKQVERVKALDFKEGEVILGAGRAYWADILAYDPVATARSLTVPMLILQGERDYQVTRVDFAAWKDGLAGRAGVQFKSYPALNHLFIAGSGQPNPGEYDVPGNVAREVVDDIAAWIAGLP
- a CDS encoding DUF3887 domain-containing protein — encoded protein: MRRWWMVASLLASGMLLLGACAPKATPTPAPTPPVGDLEAAARYFTTLLGDGKYAEAAAMFDTQMAAAFPVAKLKATWEEVIRNVGALQGIKEVRLTSEMGYRIAYVACDFARNPLDMKVVFDAEGRIAGLWFVPPGSGGT
- a CDS encoding ABC transporter permease; this translates as MRKILNVAWKDLVTTFRDPTALIVMLAAPYALTLVMAFAFGGLSGGGGGLSGIPVFVVNCDKGEFGSFLQQTFQSPELGDLLDVTVTTDEAAARATVDADKAAAVVIIPADLTESIVPSGLASGDPSALANRPQSVVEVYSNPDRPVSSSIVRSIVDQFLSRVSAGAVGGQVAVAQLMANGLLAPQEALSKGLEIGERAARRAAESRLIAIQGETAEKESQAGFDWLTYMAPSMAILFLMFTVSNGGKTLLAERDWGTLPRLLTTPTSTFQVLSGKVCGIYLTGLAQMGILLVASRLMLGVKMGPLSAVVPVTLALVAAATGWALVLAAYARTPGQANQMGTILSLAFGGLAGNFFPRQALPQWIRTVSLITPNAWGLDAFGKLTAGGALGDVLVPIAGLLVLAVALFLAASVLFRRQYA
- a CDS encoding ATP-binding cassette domain-containing protein: MTAIVQVRNLSKRYMPENVLAVDDVSFEIQQGEIFSLLGPNGAGKTTTISVLSCLLAPTAGDAFVAGHSVVREPMEVKRVIGVVPQEIALYNVLSARENLVFWGRMYGMGGQELARRVDQLLEQVGLADRAKSRVGTFSGGMKRRLNIAVGLLHKPQIVYMDEPTVGIDPQSRRNILDMVKALNREGMTVLYTTHYMEEAHELSHRVGIMDHGKLIALGTQKELTQKVGEYETLRLHLGEDQDPAPLAEALRAVPGIVRVSTTDREIVLIVPEAEDALPPAITKANELGVKVRSVDIQEPTLETVFLHLTGRALRD
- a CDS encoding tetratricopeptide repeat protein, whose amino-acid sequence is MNRLRVGLVGICLAALLAGCGGGAPTVDVPAVKQEAQQAYEAGDYARAASLLATAVAAAPNDAETHFTRGRALANLGDWDGAAAEFREVIRLNPDDADAHSNLGGVYYEQGRFAEAVQEFRKAVLLEPKDAVFHYNLGAAYAQQNLLNEALGEFLAARQFDPNLAEAYLGMGSIYALQGKTQEAREALERVLELSDNPAVRAEAERQLQTLR
- a CDS encoding insulinase family protein — protein: MKIENVAETTRKITLDNGLRIFVTEVPHTRAISVGFFVAVGARYESDLIAGASHLIEHMMFKGSRKRPTPGAISLALESVGGMMNASTGKELTIYYAKVPCEHGDLALDVLEDMIRYPIFDPVELEKERRVVVEEIRMLVDDPQSWSHLLLTQEVFPRHPLGRDIAGSIESVLAIRREDLLDYIAQNYGAPNVVVSVAGRLDGQQTVERLARALEDWPVKPVPSFVPLRGQQKKPRVRVGRRKTEQAYLNIAVRSIPRVHPDRFNLLVMNAVMSEGMSSRLFQEVREKRGLAYSVDSWFGLFRDGGIWGISAGVDPKRLTEAYDAILGECARIREELVPEDELTKAKEQVKGRVVLGLEDSFAIASWWGRAEALNEPLMTVDEVLQAIDKVEAEEVRRLAGQLIQPSRMNVTLVGAFGPTVKKELLARLE